In Citrus sinensis cultivar Valencia sweet orange chromosome 2, DVS_A1.0, whole genome shotgun sequence, a single genomic region encodes these proteins:
- the LOC102626646 gene encoding lactoylglutathione lyase GLX1 codes for MAEASPAAANAELLEWPKKDKRRLLHAVYRVGDLDRTIKFYTECFGMKLLRKRDVPEEKYSNAFLGFGPEQSHFVVELTYNYGVTSYDIGTGFGHFAIATEDVYKLVENIRAKGGNVTREPGPVKGGTTHIAFVKDPDGYIFELIQRGPTPEPLCQVMLRVGDLGRSIKFYEKALGMKLLRTVDKPEYKYTLAMLGYAEEDQTTVLELTYNYGVTEYTKGNAYAQVAISTDDVYKSAEVVNLVTQELGGKITRQPGSIPGLNTKITSFVDPDGWKTVLVDNEDFLKEIQSE; via the exons ATGGCTGAGGCTTCTCCTGCTGCTGCTAATGCCGAGTTGCTGGAATGGCCAAAGAAAGATAAGCGACGCCTCCTTCATGCTGTGTATCGTGTTGGTGATCTTGATCGCACCATCAA ATTTTACACCGAATGCTTTGGGATGAAGCTGTTGAGAAAGAGAGACGTCCCGGAAGAGAAATACTCAAATGCCTTTCTTGGATTTGGCCCCGAACAGTCTCACTTTGTTGTGGAGTTAACGTACA ACTATGGTGTAACTTCATATGATATTGGAACTGGTTTTGGCCATTTTGCAATTGCAACTGAAGAT GTTTACAAACTGGTTGAAAACATTCGTGCCAAGGGTGGCAATGTCACTAGAGAGCCTGGTCCAGTTAAAGGTGGAACAACTCACATTGCCTTTGTGAAGGATCCCGATGGTTATATTTTTGAACTCATCCAGAGAGGTCCAACTCCTGAACCACTCTGTCAAGTAATGCTTCGCGTTGGCGATCTTGGTCGCTCCATCAAGTTCTATGAAAAG GCTTTGGGGATGAAACTGTTAAGGACAGTTGATAAACCTGAATACAAG TACACCCTGGCCATGCTTGGATATGCTGAGGAAGATCAGACTACTGTTCTGGAGTTAACTTATAATTATGGTGTGACTGAATATACCAAGGGAAATGCATATGCGCAG GTTGCTATTAGTACTGATGATGTATACAAAAGTGCTGAGGTTGTCAACCTGGTTACCCAAGAGCTTGGAGGGAAGATAACTCGGCAACCCGGATCAATCCCTGGACTCAACACCAAAATCACCTCTTTCGTAGACCCAGATGGCTGGAAAACG GTCCTGGTTGACAATGAAGATTTTCTGAAGGAAATTCAGTCGGAATAA
- the LOC102627211 gene encoding arogenate dehydratase/prephenate dehydratase 1, chloroplastic isoform X2 has product MALKANPVWGCAKTPHFHKGLPDLVPNRCGFGLDLRVLNKWECTCVGVLAQTHRAITPVEDDRPYTPDVQSSEANERSQDSQSSGFHKDLNLLPKPLSIMELSSSPDDGTKVRVAYQGLPGAYSEAAARKAYPKCETVPCDQFEAAFKAVELWLVDKAVLPIENSVGGSIHRNYDLLLRHRLHIVGEVQLVVNHCLLGLPGVLKEELKRVFSHPQALAQCEMTLSNLGIVRISADDTAGAAQMVASIGERDTGAVASAQAAEIYGLDILAEKIQDDDDNVTRFLILAREPIIAGTDRPYKTSIVFTLEEGPGMLFKALAVFALRDINLTKIESRPQRKRPLRVVDDSNKGSAKYFDYLFYIDFEASMADPRAQFALGHLQEFATFLRVLGCYPMDTTL; this is encoded by the exons ATGGCTTTGAAGGCAAACCCCGTCTGGGGTTGTGCTAAAACCCCACATTTTCATAAGGGTTTGCCAGATTTGGTGCCTAACAGATGTGGGTTTGGTTTGGATTTGAGGGTTTTGAACAAATGGGAATGTACTTGCGTGGGTGTTTTGGCTCAGACTCACAGAGCTATCACTCCTGTTGAGGACGACAGGCCTTATACTCCTGATGTTCAGTCGTCTGAGGCCAATGAGCGGTCTCAAGACTCTCAGTCCTCTGGCTTTCACAAGGATTTGAATCTTCTTCCTA AACCCTTGTCTATAATGgaactttcttcttctcctgaTGATGGTACAAAAGTGCGAGTTGCTTACCAG GGCTTACCAGGTGCATATAGCGAGGCTGCCGCACGAAAAGCATATCCTAAGTGCGAGACTGTTCCATGTGATCAGTTTGAAGCGGCATTCAAG GCAGTTGAACTGTGGTTAGTGGATAAAGCGGTTCTTCCCATTGAGAATTCTGTTGGTGGTAGCATCCACCGTAATTATGACTTACTACTTCGGCATAGGCTCCACATTGTGGGAGAAGTACAATTGGTAGTTAATCATTGCCTTTTAGGGTTGCCCGGTGTACTGAAGGAGGAGTTAAAACGTGTCTTCAGTCATCCACAG GCACTTGCTCAATGTGAGATGACACTAAGTAATTTAGGTATTGTCAGAATTAGTGCTGATGATACAGCTGGTGCTGCTCAG ATGGTAGCTTCAATTGGCGAAAGGGATACTGGAGCAGTGGCAAGTGCTCAGGCTGCTGAAATCTATGGGCTTGACATTCTTGCTGAAAAGATCCAG GATGATGACGATAATGTCACCCGTTTTTTGATACTTGCAAGGGAACCCATAATTGCAGGAACTGACAGGCCATATAAG ACAAGCATTGTTTTCACTCTAGAAGAAGGACCTGGCATGCTGTTCAAAGCCTTGGCAGTGTTTGCACTGCGAGACATTAATTTGACAAAG ATAGAGAGCCGCCCACAGAGAAAGCGCCCACTGAGGGTTGTAGATGATTCTAATAAAGGGAGTGCAAA GTACTTTGACTACCTTTTCTATATCGACTTTGAAGCTTCTATGGCTGATCCTCGAGCGCAATTTGCTTTGGGACATTTGCAG GAATTTGCGACATTTCTACGCGTACTTGGTTGCTATCCAATGGACACAACTTTATAG
- the LOC102626939 gene encoding putative lactoylglutathione lyase, with amino-acid sequence MAEASPAVANAELLEWPKKDKRRLLHAVYRVGDLDRTIKYYTECFGMELLRKRDVPEEKYSNAFLGFGPEQSYFVVELTYNYGVTSYDIGTGFGHLAIATEDVYKMVENIRAKGGNVTREPGPLKGMTTHFAFVKDPDGYIFELIQRGPTPEPLCQVMLRVGDLGRSIKFYEKALGMKLLRTIDSPELKCALAMLGYAEEDQTTVLELAYSYAVTEYTKGNAYAQVAISTDDVYKSAEVVNLVTEELGGKITRQPGPIPGLNTKITSFVDPDGWKTVLVDNEDFLKELQSE; translated from the exons ATGGCTGAGGCTTCTCCTGCTGTTGCTAATGCCGAGTTGCTGGAATGGCCAAAGAAAGATAAGCGACGCCTCCTTCATGCTGTGTATCGTGTTGGTGATCTTGATCGCACCATCAA ATATTACACTGAATGCTTTGGGATGGAGCTGTTGAGAAAGAGAGACGTCCCAGAAGAGAAATACTCAAATGCCTTTCTTGGATTTGGCCCCGAACAGTCTTACTTTGTTGTGGAGTTAACATACA ACTATGGTGTAACTTCATATGATATTGGAACTGGTTTTGGCCATCTTGCAATTGCAACTGAAGAT GTTTACAAAATGGTTGAAAACATTCGTGCCAAGGGTGGCAATGTGACTAGAGAGCCTGGTCCACTTAAAGGTATGACAACTCACTTTGCCTTTGTGAAGGATCCCGATGGTTATATTTTTGAACTCATCCAGAGAGGTCCAACTCCTGAACCACTCTGTCAAGTAATGCTTCGCGTTGGCGATCTTGGTCGCTCCATCAAGTTCTATGAAAAG GCTTTGGGGATGAAACTGTTAAGGACAATTGATAGTCCTGAATTGAAG TGCGCCCTGGCCATGCTTGGATATGCTGAGGAAGATCAGACTACTGTTCTGGAGTTAGCTTATAGTTATGCTGTGACTGAATATACCAAGGGAAATGCATATGCTCAG GTTGCTATTAGTACTGATGATGTATACAAAAGTGCTGAGGTTGTCAACCTGGTTACCGAAGAGCTTGGAGGGAAGATAACTCGACAACCCGGACCAATCCCTGGACTCAACACCAAAATCACCTCTTTCGTAGACCCAGATGGCTGGAAAACG GTCCTGGTTGACAATGAAGATTTTCTGAAGGAATTGCAGTCGGAGTAA
- the LOC102627211 gene encoding arogenate dehydratase/prephenate dehydratase 1, chloroplastic isoform X1, with protein sequence MALKANPVWGCAKTPHFHKGLPDLVPNRCGFGLDLRVLNKWECTCVGVLAQTHRAITPVEDDRPYTPDVQSSEANERSQDSQSSGFHKDLNLLPTLVYGQIAEPLSIMELSSSPDDGTKVRVAYQGLPGAYSEAAARKAYPKCETVPCDQFEAAFKAVELWLVDKAVLPIENSVGGSIHRNYDLLLRHRLHIVGEVQLVVNHCLLGLPGVLKEELKRVFSHPQALAQCEMTLSNLGIVRISADDTAGAAQMVASIGERDTGAVASAQAAEIYGLDILAEKIQDDDDNVTRFLILAREPIIAGTDRPYKTSIVFTLEEGPGMLFKALAVFALRDINLTKIESRPQRKRPLRVVDDSNKGSAKYFDYLFYIDFEASMADPRAQFALGHLQEFATFLRVLGCYPMDTTL encoded by the exons ATGGCTTTGAAGGCAAACCCCGTCTGGGGTTGTGCTAAAACCCCACATTTTCATAAGGGTTTGCCAGATTTGGTGCCTAACAGATGTGGGTTTGGTTTGGATTTGAGGGTTTTGAACAAATGGGAATGTACTTGCGTGGGTGTTTTGGCTCAGACTCACAGAGCTATCACTCCTGTTGAGGACGACAGGCCTTATACTCCTGATGTTCAGTCGTCTGAGGCCAATGAGCGGTCTCAAGACTCTCAGTCCTCTGGCTTTCACAAGGATTTGAATCTTCTTCCTA CTCTAGTATATGGACAAATTGCAGAACCCTTGTCTATAATGgaactttcttcttctcctgaTGATGGTACAAAAGTGCGAGTTGCTTACCAG GGCTTACCAGGTGCATATAGCGAGGCTGCCGCACGAAAAGCATATCCTAAGTGCGAGACTGTTCCATGTGATCAGTTTGAAGCGGCATTCAAG GCAGTTGAACTGTGGTTAGTGGATAAAGCGGTTCTTCCCATTGAGAATTCTGTTGGTGGTAGCATCCACCGTAATTATGACTTACTACTTCGGCATAGGCTCCACATTGTGGGAGAAGTACAATTGGTAGTTAATCATTGCCTTTTAGGGTTGCCCGGTGTACTGAAGGAGGAGTTAAAACGTGTCTTCAGTCATCCACAG GCACTTGCTCAATGTGAGATGACACTAAGTAATTTAGGTATTGTCAGAATTAGTGCTGATGATACAGCTGGTGCTGCTCAG ATGGTAGCTTCAATTGGCGAAAGGGATACTGGAGCAGTGGCAAGTGCTCAGGCTGCTGAAATCTATGGGCTTGACATTCTTGCTGAAAAGATCCAG GATGATGACGATAATGTCACCCGTTTTTTGATACTTGCAAGGGAACCCATAATTGCAGGAACTGACAGGCCATATAAG ACAAGCATTGTTTTCACTCTAGAAGAAGGACCTGGCATGCTGTTCAAAGCCTTGGCAGTGTTTGCACTGCGAGACATTAATTTGACAAAG ATAGAGAGCCGCCCACAGAGAAAGCGCCCACTGAGGGTTGTAGATGATTCTAATAAAGGGAGTGCAAA GTACTTTGACTACCTTTTCTATATCGACTTTGAAGCTTCTATGGCTGATCCTCGAGCGCAATTTGCTTTGGGACATTTGCAG GAATTTGCGACATTTCTACGCGTACTTGGTTGCTATCCAATGGACACAACTTTATAG
- the LOC102627704 gene encoding uncharacterized protein LOC102627704 → MARSSTASTTMPFPAIKPEDYSHSPVHYAVVLGDHTTLTRIISTLPRLAADPSKIHTESDSLSQERVADQIASVLDRRDVPFRETPLHLAVRLNDAFAARSLASAGADVSLQNAAGWNPLQEAVCRRNSDIALILLKLHHRSAWAKWRRRLPRVISVLRRMRDFYMEISFHFESSVIPFVGKIAPSDTYKIWKRDGNLRADTSLAGFDGLKIQRADQSFLFLGDGDQTHNVSCGSLLVLNHDDRKIFDAFENAGAPMSESDIAGFCAQSSVYRPGMDVTKAELVGRTNWRRQEKTESVGEWKARVYELHNVVFSFRSRKVHENDVAGSEQVLPLELDEDDDGFLVAENPSFGFNVSNNDRRRHSSFVREERDFVTVGRKSVDIIPSAALPRRSTAVMAAPPPTKEKEFVKSLRPSIWLTEQFPLKTEELIPLLDILANKVKAVRRLRELLTTKFPPGTFPVKVAIPVVPTVRVVVTFTKFVELQSTEQFFTPLSSPRHFVKGSSEDDQKSETHYSPFPSSSSSSSMMSSTWLRRNSSQSASKQQQQQQQQQQQRNSSSSSSSSVGHQQWSDPFAIPIGYTWSSIDDKSSKMKRSKSSRKSK, encoded by the exons ATGGCCAGGTCCTCCACGGCATCCACTACGATGCCGTTTCCGGCAATCAAACCAGAGGATTATTCCCATAGCCCGGTCCACTACGCTGTCGTTCTGGGTGATCACACTACTTTGACTAGAATTATCTCGACTCTACCTAGACTAGCCGCCGATCCTTCTAAAATCCACACCGAGTCCGACTCTCTGAGTCAAGAGCGTGTCGCTGATCAAATCGCTTCCGTTCTCGACCGTCGTGACGTCCCTTTCCGTGAAACCCCTCTCCACCTTGCTGTTCGCCTAAATGACGCCTTCGCAGCACGATCCCTGGCCTCCGCTGGCGCTGACGTCTCACTCCAGAACGCCGCCGGATGGAATCCTCTCCAAGAAGCTGTTTGTCGCCGAAACTCCGATATTGCTTTGATTCTGCTCAAGCTTCACCACCGCTCCGCTTGGGCCAAGTGGCGCCGTCGCCTGCCCCGTGTCATCTCCGTTCTTCGGAGAATGCGGGACTTCTACATGGAAATCTCCTTCCATTTCGAGAGCTCCGTAATTCCCTTCGTCGGGAAAATCGCTCCATCCGATACTTACAAGATATGGAAACGCGACGGCAACCTCCGAGCCGACACGTCGCTAGCTGGCTTCGACGGCTTAAAAATCCAGCGCGCTGATCAAAGCTTTCTCTTCCTCGGCGACGGTGACCAAACGCACAACGTTTCGTGCGGTTCCCTGCTAGTACTTAACCACGACGACCGCAAAATCTTCGACGCCTTCGAAAACGCCGGAGCTCCTATGTCTGAGTCTGACATTGCCGGATTCTGCGCTCAATCCAGTGTCTACCGGCCGGGTATGGACGTAACCAAAGCCGAGCTGGTCGGACGTACTAACTGGAGAAGACAAGAGAAGACAGAATCCGTCGGTGAATGGAAAGCAAGGGTTTACGAACTGCATAATGTCGTTTTCAGTTTTCGCTCGCGAAAAGTTCATGAAAACGACGTCGCCGGAAGCGAACAAGTACTGCCGTTAGAActtgatgaagatgatgacgGATTTCTAGTCGCTGAAAATCCAAGTTTCGGCTTTAACGTCAGCAATAACGACAGACGAAGACACAGTAGTTTTGTGAGAGAGGAAAGGGATTTCGTAACTGTCGGGAGAAAAAGCGTGGATATAATTCCTTCGGCTGCATTGCCGAGAAGGTCGACGGCGGTGATGGCCGCGCCTCCCCCAACGAAAGAGAAAGAGTTTGTGAAGAGTTTACGCCCGTCGATTTGGTTAACGGAGCAGTTTCCATTAAAGACGGAGGAGTTAATTCCTTTACTTGATATCTTGGCGAATAAAGTGAAGGCAGTGAGAAGATTGAGGGAATTGTTAACTACTAAGTTCCCGCCGGGGACATTTCCGGTTAAG GTGGCAATTCCGGTGGTGCCCACAGTAAGAGTTGTAGTGACATTCACAAAGTTTGTTGAGCTACAATCAACTGAGCAATTCTTCACTCCGCTTTCAAGTCCTAGACACTTTGTTAAAGGTTCATCAGAGGACGACCAAAAATCAGAGACCCATTATTCACCATTCCCATCATCCTCTTCCTCATCGTCTATGATGTCGTCGACCTGGCTAAGGCGAAACAGCAGCCAATCAGCAAgcaagcagcagcagcagcagcagcagcagcagcaacaacgtaattcttcatcttcatcatcgtcatcagTGGGGCACCAACAATGGTCGGATCCTTTTGCGATACCAATTGGGTATACATGGTCAAGTATTGATGATAAGTCAAGCAAAATGAAAAGGTCCAAGTCTTCTAGGAAATCCAAGTAG